A genome region from Primulina eburnea isolate SZY01 chromosome 9, ASM2296580v1, whole genome shotgun sequence includes the following:
- the LOC140840669 gene encoding uncharacterized protein, whose protein sequence is MADRPPRQNRNPRYANNNNNNTNEEGNGPPPQFNLNQADLMAIATIVATTLQGLVNPNANQPPPPPPQHGVKFHYESLRKNRCPTFSGAVDPEVSQSWLKSVETQLRLLEVPDALKVDVLVPFLEDRAGKWWEAISPAMTAAGPITWQRFKEAFLKQYYPAEGRLQKLSEFENFSQAPDMSVVEYTSEFNALGSYAPAIMADEVLKLHRFKKGLNSRIQSALAVYQPTNFSDLMGAAIRAETDIQRREKEFRNKSSMNDQPSHGSQSFKKPNHSGEQSKGPSPASGYQAIKPCPTCHLRHLGECRRASGVCFGCGKPGHRMADCPAASNKTTGPGKGDGSSSGANANKPRENKPNARVFAMMQEEADDASDVVTGTIFFQQVPAYVLFDCGATHYCISKRFGKK, encoded by the coding sequence ATGGCCGATAGACCTCCAAGGCAAAACCGCAACCCCCGTTATgctaacaacaacaacaacaacactaATGAAGAAGGCAACGGACCTCCACCTCAGTTCAATCTCAATCAAGCGGACCTAATGGCTATAGCCACGATCGTGGCGACGACACTTCAGGGGTTAGTGAACCCCAACGCCAAtcaaccaccaccacctccaccacagcACGGAGTCAAGTTCCATTATGAGTCCCTCCGTAAGAACAGGTGCCCAACTTTCAGTGGCGCTGTCGACCCTGAAGTTAGCCAGAGTTGGCTAAAAAGCGTGGAGACTCAGTTGCGACTATTGGAAGTCCCGGATGCACTGAAAGTGGACGTGTTAGTGCCCTTCCTGGAAGATCGAGCAGGCAAGTGGTGGGAAGCAATCTCGCCAGCCATGACAGCTGCAGGACCAATCACGTGGCAACGTTTTAAGGAAGCTTTCCTGAAACAGTATTACCCCGCCGAGGGCAGACTACAGAAACTAAGTGAGTTTGAGAATTTCAGTCAAGCTCCCGACATGTCAGTTGTGGAATACACCTCCGAGTTCAACGCCTTAGGATCTTATGCTCCGGCAATTATGGCGGATGAAGTTCTAAAATTGCACCGCTTCAAGAAGGGGTTGAACAGCAGGATCCAATCAGCCCTAGCAGTCTACCAACCGACGAATTTTTCCGACCTGATGGGCGCAGCTATCCGAGCTGAAACTGATATCCAGCGCCGGGAGAAAGAATTTAGGAACAAAAGTTCTATGAATGATCAGCCCTCTCATGGcagtcagtcgttcaagaaaccGAACCATTCCGGCGAACAATCTAAAGGGCCTTCGCCTGCCTCAGGATACCAGGCCATTAAGCCTTGCCCAACTTGCCACTTACGACACCTGGGAGAATGTCGTAGAGCCAGCGGAGTCTGCTTTGGATGCGGGAAACCAGGACACCGTATGGCAGATTGTCCAGCCGCCAGCAACAAAACAACTGGACCAGGTAAAGGAGACGGGTCGAGCTCAGGGGCGAATGCCAATAAACCACGGGAGAACAAACCAAATGCCAGGGTGTTTGCCATGATGCAGGAAGAGGCAGATGATGCAAGCGATGTTGTGACAggtaccatattttttcagcaagtgcctgcttatgtgttatttgactGTGGCGCTACACATTATTGTATATCTaagagatttggtaagaagtgA